One Mycolicibacter sp. MU0083 DNA window includes the following coding sequences:
- a CDS encoding gamma-glutamyl-gamma-aminobutyrate hydrolase family protein — MSGSEPSQEPRPVIGLTTYLDRAKFGVWDTRAGLLPARYLDGITTAGGIAVLLPPQPVDAAVAARVLDGVDALVITGGRDLDPAGYGQAPHTETDRPDTARDTWESALLAEALRRRMPVLGICRGAQVLNVALGGTLHQHLPDVIGHSGHRAGDGVFTPKQVQTVAGTRLAGLLGPGSRVQCYHHQAIAEVGAKLVVSARDDDGVIEAIELPGEDFVLAVQWHPEESLDDDLRLFTAIVAAAAGYASARVSR; from the coding sequence TTGAGCGGTTCTGAGCCCTCCCAAGAGCCCCGCCCGGTGATCGGTCTGACCACCTACCTGGATCGCGCGAAGTTCGGGGTCTGGGATACGCGGGCCGGACTGCTGCCCGCCCGATACCTCGACGGCATCACCACCGCCGGCGGCATCGCGGTGCTGTTGCCGCCGCAACCGGTCGACGCTGCGGTCGCCGCACGGGTGCTGGACGGTGTCGACGCACTGGTGATCACCGGGGGCCGCGATCTGGACCCCGCCGGCTACGGCCAGGCGCCGCACACCGAAACCGATCGGCCCGACACCGCCCGGGACACCTGGGAATCGGCGCTGCTGGCCGAGGCGCTGCGGCGACGGATGCCGGTGCTGGGGATCTGTCGCGGCGCGCAGGTGCTCAACGTCGCACTCGGTGGAACCCTGCATCAGCACCTGCCCGATGTGATCGGCCATTCCGGGCATCGGGCCGGCGACGGCGTGTTCACCCCGAAGCAGGTGCAGACCGTGGCCGGCACCCGGCTGGCCGGACTGCTCGGTCCGGGATCCCGCGTCCAGTGCTACCACCACCAGGCCATCGCCGAGGTGGGTGCGAAACTTGTGGTCAGTGCGCGCGATGACGACGGGGTCATCGAGGCGATCGAGCTTCCCGGAGAGGACTTCGTGCTTGCGGTTCAATGGCATCCCGAGGAATCCCTCGACGACGACCTGCGGCTGTTCACCGCGATCGTGGCCGCCGCGGCGGGCTATGCGTCGGCGCGGGTGAGCCGATGA